The DNA region gcaaggaggcaacaccttcattatgcagtttggatccttacatgcttattgttatttaaatctcatatccctggcaaggtgtgagtgttctgctggtaggacgcaagtaccagatcatgttgtcggttacatTATAGCActccccacgttacaagcagttatatacatatacatgtattttcattgatttACTGTTTTAAGACTTTACTCCCgcttcatgctcatgttcaggTTATATTCAGTTTTAGTTCATGTCTTATacctatattatatatatctatatgtaatTATGTCCATGTcagatactcatgttcatgaccaggtttcagtttcagtttcagctcttatcatgttatttcatgtcccatgttatttcattcggaTTGCTTTACATACAAGCACATTCAATGTCTTGACGTCCCTTTATTGCCGGGGGCTCGCATTTCACGATACGTGTGCGGTTACGGGACGACGCATCCGCTCGCAGGACAGCATTCGTagcagcttattggtgagccccatctcattcggggtttagttaactctttattttatgattagctatgcatctaATGTATGCTGCGGGCCTTGTCCCAGCGATTATGTTTTTCATGTTCAGacttatgttagaggtttcatagactaaacaagtcagttatgttatgtcagactttCGGAGTCtcatagccattttggctcattcatgttatttccgcactcatgtttgaacaagtattttgattaagTAGTATGACTTATTGCGTTTTATAAAaactcatcatgcattcacgtcatattccgctcatgttatgcctcatgatgattcagcaagccatgtggttcgctcggtcacatgcagtaaggcaccgagtacCGTGTtttgcccaggccatggttcggggcgtgacattaacctcctcaaccttaATACTCCTGCAATACCCAAAATCGTGACGCCTCTTGGTATGttccaaatctcccaacacaatgtctctgtcccCTTCTTCGTTCACTAGTTTGTGAGAGTATGACTGTCATGTCCGTCTAATGAGAGCTTCTTCTACCAAAACTTTGTCAtgctcgtccttgatgcacttcgCTTGATCCATATCACGTGCCCTCCTCTCTATCGCCTTGGCTAGCCTGAATAATTTCTTATCCATGCCGTTGTTCTCTAGTTCAGCATAAAGGCATTCAAAAGCTACCGTTTTTGCCGTCGAAACCGCCAACTTCGCCTCTTTACTTGCCATCTTATAGAGTTCCCTATTAGTCCATTTCTCCACCTCATCCTTGCTTTCTACCAGCTTCGCATACGCCACCTTCTTTGTTTCCACCTTCCCTTaaacttctccattccaccaccagtcCCCTCGATGCCCACCACGACTACCTGTCGAGACCCCCAGCACCTCCCTAGCTATTATCCTAATGCAACTAGTCGTCCTATCTCACATAATGGTCGCATCCCCATTACTCTCCCAGGCCCCCATAGCAGTCAATTTCTCTCCCATCTCCAgggcactagtcatggtcaAACTCCCCCATCTGATCCTAGGCCGGTCATCCACgacccttttcttcttcttcatcttgatCTCTAAATCCATCACCAAGAACTTATGTCGGATTGCAAGGTTGTCGCTGGGAATAACCTTACAGATATGCATATTATACAAATAAAACATACATATGCACATCTCACAAATAccaataaaagaaataaattaaaaaatccaTATGCATATTACACAGATATGAACTTACATCATACGCAAAGAACTTACCTTAAACatgttctttgtttcttttgttggcatatatttatatataatttggCGAATCAACTTGAGATCATCTAAATCTATCGATTTTGACTCGAGTATTTGAGCCAGTTTTATTTAATAACATTAtaaaaattcaattgaaataaTATGTCCAATTAAATACTTTTCTCCCCCATcataatagaaaataaaaaatattttcaaattttcatagATCTCTTTCTCTAATCCCTTCATATTCCCTACCAACGCGGACAACATCAATTTCGAAAGAGTCCATTCAAAAAGAGGCAATGAGTAATCTTTCGCCAAGTAATTCTTACATTTTGGTCCTTTATATGGATTTTCTCAACCTTGAAAGGAtacaattattaaaaaaaaaaaaaaaaaaaaaaaaaaaaaaagttattaacAATTTTGCATCTCAAAAAGTtaggaaaataaaatttcaaaggTTAAGTCCTCTCGTCATTATTGGCTTAAGGCCACACATACTGTTGACCTGCCCCTGACTAGGGTCCAACTTTAATTTGACCTTCCCAATTGAAATACTGCAATACTAGTAATCTTTATTGCTAAAAGTAAAGTACGGATAGTGTATAATTTAGGAAAAAGTACGTATCGTAGTTCTGGCAATTGATCGATGCCATATTTAAGCTCTCAAGCAAAATAACGAACAAAAGTTGTTTTCAGCAAAAGGCAATAAGTAACTAAACGTACTTAATAAACACTTGAAAATAGGAGAACGTAGTTAATTTTTTACAACTGGACCAAAATTTGTGCATCCATAGGTAAAATTAAGAGCAACAGCTCAAACTCTAATCCATAGAAAAACTCCAAAGAACATGCAACATAAACCACAGAACTCAAATGTAACTACTGTCGATCAatgatttctttatttcaaCACCAATCGCCCTAGGTTGAGCATCTCTCAACCCGAATACACTGTCAATAACAACCAACTCTGTCGCTGTAGTGTCTGAGCCACAAAACGCTGTCCAGTCATTAACGGCCAATTCAGCAGCGATCACATTACTACCCCTATTCACAGTTCCTGCAACCAGAGGAACCTGAAGAAGAATTGAAAGCTCGCCCAAATCTTCAATGGATGTACCAGGGTGAACCTGTAGTTCCAAAAcaaaatttcaccaaaattaGGAAACCTATATTATAACATATTTCTGTGTCTTGTAGCCCCTGCAACTGTCAACAAGGTGCAGTAAGCATATATCCTCTTCCCTTGTTCTCccattgaagaaaattgtaCTTACCAAGCCCCCTTTGTTGGATAAAGAACAATAGCTGCCAACAAGAACATTCCCAGCTATCGTTTGCCTAAAAACTTCAACGCCAAGGACATCAGCAATCATCTCTTCCGTGTCctggtaaaaataaaaaataaaaactaacaTGAGCACAAAACAAGATTATGATAAGTAAGCTGGACACTCTATTAATTTATCCCAAAGGAGAATAATCCTATTGCTGAATCTTGATGGCTATAGTTAAATCCATATTCAGGTCGTGACGAACTCCAAAGATCTctatgagtatatgatgatgatagatTATGTTTAAACAGCATAAAATATGGCAGAGGTAGCGGTAGTAAAAGAAACCACCGCCAAGGGCTAACACGAGGAGATGAAAATGCTTCTCCTAGGAAAAGTCAATCAAGATATCCCCTTCCTTGGAGCTAAACGAAGTGTAAGATGACACAATATCAGATTGAAGacgtttttttttataaggtaatattttatatcaaaTGGAAGACGCTTAAATGAATAGATACTGGAAAATTGTGCATAAAAGGACTAGGGCTacaatttttttgataaccgAGAAATCCCCAGGAGTGGAactacaagtttcaaagatcCTTTCTCTAGTTATGCACATCCTAACACAGTAATACCACAAAACATCAATAATACcacaaaacacaacaactatCAAACCCGACTGCTCTAATTTTAACAGACCACTAGTGTTTTCTGaagaataaaatcgagaaaaggCCAATGCATAGATAATCATCGCCAACCAAAACATCAAAGCCGTTACCTAATGGCGACACTGAAATTTTGACAAATAGGTTTGCTAAATACTTGGAATATATAGAGAGGGGAATGAAATTCCAGAAACCACATAATGCCATTCCATTCTGTATGAAAACAAGTGAAACATTACCTTGTCAAGATCAGGATGTATAAGAGCAACATGATCATTGGATGCTATGCAGTTTCCCAAGGCAGAATGTGCCTCCTCAATGCATTGTACCTCAACAGAATGTGGTAGACTATTCCTCAAGTGCTGAAGTTCTTCAACCACCAAAAGAGACAGAAAACCAGATGCAAAGTCAAAGAAATACCAGAGGATATAAGTGGAGGGAAGGTATTATGACCAAGTTAGAATGACATCACAGTCCTACCCAATAAACATGAAATGTAGAATGAAAGCTAAACATCATGATCTATAGGGAGCGTGTTTGAATCTTTGACGTGCTTGAATCTTTTCTCCACGTATTATTAAGCATTAAAATAAAGAAGTTTACAATAAGATCTAATCACACATCTTTAATAGCATTGTCATTAAACTATCACTGTAACGGAAAATAAGCATTACATTAATAGACTTTCCTGGATATCATTAATCATGCATTGACAATCAACAATCCTAATTTTCCAATCACCAGTCCTAAACCGGCTACTCATGTTTTCTGTAAACTAATTTAGCCAATGTTTTCTGATTTGAACACCTCATTCGTCCCATATCAGCAGCGGGGACATATAGAAAGGAAATTCCAGCTATGCTACACCATAACTATGCGAACTAATCCCAAAAACAAACTTTAAGAATGGAATAATGCTTATTGTGATTAAAATGTAAGATGGAAAAATTAGTCTGAATGAGAATCAAATTGTTAACATTTTGTTAGTTTATAGTATATGATTTATCAGTGGCCTTCCAGGACCAAAACTGCTGCAAGAGTTCAAGCAAAGCAATGTTGCAGACCACCAACAACTAAtgaaattgttttcttctaaCCCACAAATTCTGTCATAGCAAGTCCAACTTATACCAGTCGCCAGCATAGAAATAAGTATTCGAGACGCTCTATTTGAATACAAGAGACTAGATTGACATATGTTTGCTCGATCAACAGTTATGGCAGTCTATAAATTAACATGAGTTTGAACTTCCATATTAAAAGCTGAGTAATTTTTGTATTATAGTATTCCTAGGTATTTTCTACAGCTTATAATTCCTAAAATTTGGCTTTCATTTGAAATCCTTGAATAATACTGGATTTAAattggtaaaaaattattaacatCGGATGTTTGCAATGGTTGAACTCGTCCTATGTATGGAATCCTATTGGAGTATCACAGATGAAAActaaaactaaaagaaaaaactatAAACTCTAGAACTGAATACACATAGCACAGCGAAATATGTTATTACCTTGAGGTGTAGTGGTGTAAGGCAAGAGAAGCCCGTTTTTGTTTCCTGCAGAAAATTGGAAGTTTGAAGCTTAGTTCTCACAGAAAAATCGGAGGGCAAAAGGGCTTTAGAATTCCAGAATATAGTTAGAATATTTGTTGAATACCAGCACAGAGTCTTCCAACTGACCAGCTTCCATTAATGGATGTTTTAATCACTGGAAAGCCTCGAATAACACCTAACTCATCCTCAAATGTACTGGAAGGAAAGCACAAAAATTACAACTCTTTCCATAATACAATTCCAGTAGAAATGGGAGAGTCAACTTCTCTAGAAACAGAGAAAGTTAACAAGAAAGACACTTTCTTAATTTTAAATCTTTCTATAACCCCTGCTTAAGTATTTATATTCCATTCATGTTTCCGTTTTTCATCATTCCAcatcatttttttctctctaatcttttagagcttgtttggatggttgttacctattgtattatattgtgttgttagtttaaatacaatgtttgttttgattgttacttattCATTTTATGTCACGACCAATTTGGTGTGATCGcgtcattattttttttcttctcattttgtcTTGCTTAGTACTATCTAATAATCAAACTTAATCCTTTACCGTACCTTTTTTATGATAACTCTATACCGAACCCTACTTTTCTTGTAGGTTTATTCTTCAAATTGCTAAAGTCTAACATTATGTAACGACAAAAAACGACACAATCTATCTAAATGTTGTATTCATTAAAACAATACAGTACAACACAATACATTATAAActaataggtaacaaccatccaaacaaagtgtgTGTTAGTTTAAACATCAAGAAAGATGAACCTGTAGAATTTTTCAGAACCCCGAATACCAACTAAGCAGGATGCATTAGTCAGCTTGGAATAAACTCCAATATCACAAGAATTCTCAAATTGCAGCCCTACATATTAAAAAAGGAACCTTCACACACATAAACAAATACTACAATTGAATATATCAGAATGAAACAATCTTATAGTAACTCACTAGTGGCCATGACTTGCTAAAAAGGACACAGCTCCTACAATTTTTGAAGATTCTGCCAACAGCCAATCAGACAACTTCAACAATTAGTATTCTTggtaaacaaaaaataattacacaTACTCTTCTTACTATCAAACTCAGTAAATACTTCTAACATTAACAGAAGGGGGCAGTAAAAACTTGAAATTTATGGCTTTTACTCCCAAGACATAAACAAGCagtataaatattttatctGTGGGGCTTATTTTTGGCCTTTTTCTTGAGATAACATGGGAACCAAATAAGAACAGAAGGCAACTTGTAAAATCACAAAGTTCAGGTTTTTGTTTTTAAGCTAAAGGACATATAACAGCATATATAACAGCCAAGTTTTTTCGGAAcagatttttcatgttatattttacttttctagaacatcattttacctataacagtaatttttgataatataataattaaccatctttaaaaaaaatagaatatctattgTTACTTGGATGGGGATAGACGATCCAACGATTCAATTCTTAGATTCCCTGAAAGCAATTGGATACCCGTTTGCTGTATGTTTGGACACAAATCTTCGTCAATTCAAGTGTTATATCACCACTAAGAGATTGAAATACGAAACAAGCTATAATTATAAATTTCTTCAATCaatcttgaaagaatttaattttcaagCAAATTTAAAGTGTGTCTTGTGACTTAAAACTTTATTCATtcagttatgaatttattgacattgtattaattttctttaatgtttAGTTAGCGAAGATGCAtatctttgagatttaaaatttaaataattttgttatttttttatagcattaaaaaaaattaaaaattagattttatgcatcttttctGCTTATAGCAACCAACTATTATCTAAAATGTCAAATGTTGTTATACATGTATAACAGCCATTATCTGtaacaaggaaaaaaaatttgaaccCAATGATGCTGtcatagagaggtttgactgtatactttttaaaatgatataataTTATTTGTTGGAATCTGTGGTACACTTAATTaaatgttgagttatttacctAAAGGACTAGAAATCAATTCctacttaatatattttttccctttttttttctagtggtGCACTATGTTGAtgggatttttaaaaaaaaaaacataatataggttattttttaattaaaaaaaaatgtcacgtgaCTTCAAGAAAAAGTCTAAccatttttttagtagacatacttttttaaagccacatagtaatttttttctggtgggtcgggtctagttcgttttaaaaaaatatctctgtgactttaaaaaaataagtctacccattttttaaaacgaaccagacccacccaccagaaaaaaaattactatgtggcaagtatgtctactaaaaaaaatagttagaCTTCTTCTTAAAGTCACGTGAcatcttttttaattaaaaaataacctaaatgatttttttttttaaaatcccgTCAACAAAAAgtgtatatttgcaccattttgtaacggcaggggtatatatacaccacttttggaacgaggggtatatctgctctaaatcgcgaagttgaagggtatatttgcaccttttcccttagaaatataaacaaaaatataataaaaaataagaaaataaattaaatttgtaacttTGGACTCGGAATCACAAGATACTGGTACATAAATCGATGAATTCAGGTTCAATTCCAGGAAACTAGATGATCAGATTCCAATTTCGAGATAATCAAAAGTATCAATATGATATAATATCAATCAATAAAAAAAACTCGAGTCACTTACCGAGCTAAATTTTGGTTTCTTGGGCTTCAAGTCACGTACTTCCGCATAACCTTTTatggtttttgaaaattttactagtatttgcttttttcttttgggataATTTTAGAAAGCTCCACATATGCTTCGTAACACTTACCTCCCTCGTGGTTTATAATATCGcgtttattttctttattgaaATTCTTTTAACCTATTTATCTCTACTATAAAAATTTATGATATGATTAATTTGGCCATCTTAAAATATCtttttgtaatatttatagTTAAATTCTTCAATCAAGTCGTGTCATCTGTCTTAATTTGTGAGTAAAGGAGTAACCCTTTAGATATGGGAATTTTCCTATAAATGAGGGAACTAAATCTGATAGGTTATTTTTTCTTTCGATTGAGTCgactaatagcctgtttggtcaagcttttaaaaaCAGCTTATCTTAAAAAGTACTTATTTCAAAAAAGCAGTTCGTGTTtggtcaattaatttaaaaagtacttttgagcagcaattaatgtttggctaagcttttaaaaagtgcttctatgtGTACTTtccaaaaaagtgcttttgggcaaaaacctttttttttaaccaaaaatcaaGTTACATTCCCCAAAAGAGACTTATTTTCTCAGCTTGATTGTCAAACACctcacattttttaaaataagcatttattgaaaaaataagtacttttggaggGAAAGTAAGCTTGGCCAAAAGGCTATAAATACGAggaatatttaataaaattaattaggcCCTACAAATTCTCCATTTTGTTAAATACTACTAAGGAAGCACTATTGTGTCTATCTAATATATAGTATATCATGCTcagtatattatattatatataatgttcggtatatattttatttaaaggTATTTTATATTAATGCATTGCAGAAAATATATAGCATATTGGTGTACATATATGCTAAAACTAAATCTACGTTAGCTATTAGGTAGTGTAAAATGTATATATCTAATATATAGTATATCGTGTTCAGTATATATcatattaataatttatatcatGTTGGGGTAGTGTTTACTGCACAGacataatatatagtatattatGTTCAGTATATATCATATTACTAGTTTATATTAGGTTCACTATTGGGTAGTACACATCTTACGCATTCTTTTGCAGAATATACCAATGTCTCGCTTAAGAATCAATGATTAAAGTTTGTATGCAAGACTGAAgtaaaaataagctaaaatttTAGTCACGTGCGTCTGAATCTTTTTTATTAAATTCATATCTACATGACTGAAATTTAGCCAGTTTTTATACGTACCTCAGTAAAAAATGTGTGAGCTTTGCCTTGACAAGCCATATCATACATCAGGTGAAAACATCTGATAACACTTTCAAACATGAATGTCTGAAGTTGTCAAGCTTCAGACGCAACTATCTAAATTCGTGCCTAAAGTGGATAAACCTGCAAAAATTACAAAGCGGACACAAGTTAAATGACGACCCAATGTGTTTGTGCACTTCAGCCCAAATAAACCAAACTCAAAGCCCATTTGGAGCAACCGTGCAGGTGTTTCTCTCTCCTTTTAGGTGAAAAGGGTGGTGTCATTGTTTAGCTGACTCACACGGACCTACTAATCTGGAAAGGCTTACTCATGCCCCATCACAAAAGATTAGTTTAATCGTTTTGAAAAGCATCATTAAAGCCAATTTTACTGAATAAAGAACTCAGAAAGACAGCAACCATCATTACATTGACTTCCAACGTAAACAAAAGTAGACCTGTTTAATTATCCATGGGGAATATGACCAATAATTATGCCACTACCCTAACCCGAAAAACTAACCCTAGGAAATTCATCCTTACAATTAGcatttgatttttttacttacatagagagaaagaaagatgttTAAAAGGCGAGTTCTGGTAGTCAAGAGCATAGTTAGAGGGTCGATTATGGGGTTCACGAGAGTGTGGTAACTTTTGGCCAGATGAAAACCATTAAATAGCTATAAATATTTAACTATGAAATCAGTTATTATTACTGTATTAGCAACTTGAAATAGTTATAGAAACCCACAAATTTTAATCATAAATCCCCCTTATGATAGCCAACCATTTGGGCTATAATAATTTCCCCCCATTTGATTTGAACGCAACCACCGGCTTCCTGCGGCTTAACGTGCTCACATAATTTTGATTGAAATAAAGAAAAGCTTTCCGCTTAAGAAAGTAAGGTCAACGACCTTTTGATTAGGGCCTTTTGTCTCGAGAAATAATGATAACATAAAATACTACTTCCTCCGTTCCATAATAAATGGtgttttaaattttcattttatttcaaaataaatggtgttttagaatttcaagaaaaaattgatcttgttcttccaaacttacccttatttataataaaaaattattaagtagcttttctttttttaggcATTAATTAGGAGTATGTTAGTAAAAACacttataattttttaagaGTGAGCAATTTTTTAAAGGGTgtgcaaaaactaaaaataccacttattatggaatgggAGGAGTACTAATAAAAGacactccctccatcccaaaaaaATCCTCTtattttgacttgacacgaaatttaagaaaataaaggaagacttttgaaatgtgtgatcCAAATAAACATTAGATATTTGTAtaactataaatcatctcataaaattaaattatttttaaatataaaaaagtgtCAATCTTTTTTAAATAAACTAATAAGGAGcgtaggataatttttttgggacacaGAGAGTAATTATTAATGAGAAGAATAATACTTACTCCATGAGTTACGACCAGTAAAGAAATGGCTGCTGTACTTCGGGTATTTCGGCATATTTATGATGCCTACTTGAATACTTCACATAAATCCAATTGAATGTAGAAAACTCGCCAAAAACGTTTTAGGTCAAATATATTTGGTACAGAATATCATGGCCGCCCCTAAAATTTTATTGAAGGACTACAATTCTAAGCCATCCCTCATTTGACCTTAGCAAGATTCGTCTCCAAAATATAACAAGATTCCATACAAATTCGCCGTACTAAAACTTCGAGTGGATAATGACAAACTAATTTAAGGCTGACTTTCCAATAGTATATTCAATATTCAACTAATCAGAAATTCTGAAACCAGTAAACTGATTGATTATTTAACGCTGAGAGAAGCCAAATAGGATAAGAATTTCTTCGTCTGCCGGGTATGATAGATTGTACATCTCATTTTACATAATCGAGGAAAAGTTTACAGCTGAATACAGCAAAGAGCATTAAAAGAATTACATAGAATGAAACAAAATGAGAATAAAAAAACACGTGGCAATGACTAGAGCAAGATCTGGAACAACAAGAAAGTTGATGAATTTCGCTGGCAAAATTGGTTGAATTCAACTGAAATGGCAGCTATCTTCCAGCTCATTTCCTACAACGGATAACACAGAGCATGTGAGGCGTTACCCTTATATCCCTACATTTCATTATTGTAATTAACGCAAATCAGCATGTTAATGCACCTAACAATAAAATACTCCTCTAGGAAGCTGCTTGGTCAGTTCCAAGAATCTAATTAAGAAAACCATAATGACCAACTTGGTAAGAAGGAGAAATAGCATACCAGATATAGATAGTGTTGTTCAAACATTTGTATCGAAGCTGCAGCACTTCAGGCATTAACATAGTCCATACCATTGCGCTGACGTTTGTTGGATGTTGAAAAGCAGCATATTTGAGCCcatgatttcttcttcttcacggGTTGCGCCTTCACATCCCTGTTGGCAACCAGATCACCCATATATTTAACAACAGCCTGAGAATCAGAGGAACTAAACATTAGTGATCAATTCATCTTAAACAAATATAGTTAGGCATCGTTTGGAAACAAGTATGAGAAAATAAAACAGGTATTAGCTTTGTTAATACATGCATTAGTTATACACCCTATTCAGTAGTATTCTTATACATAAGAAACCATGGCattaacaataccactactactcCTATTCTAATACTCCCTATTCAGTACTATTTAGAAATTATACAATGCACTATATTTAATAAAACAAACCAAACGATCGATAAAAGATAATGTAGCGTAACTAATCTCAGCATTACTAATCCAAGCATTAGTAATACACCCTACtcagtactattcttatacaccCTACCAAGTGACCTTAAGGTCTTAGGAAAGAAGGGCTAAGATAAAAATTCAGAAAGCACAATATAGTAAAATGAAACAAACCTGTGCTCCCTTCTCAAGGATGTTTCCTGGTGGCACTTCCAAAGGATTTCCATCGGTTTTAAGGACCCGCAAACTTGAAAGCATCCTAAATGAGTCTGGAAGAACTCGTATCTGGTTGTTACTCATGTCCAATTCTTCAAGCAACTCAAGGTTCCCAATGGACCTTGGTAGTGATCTAAGGTCTGCAAAATTGTTGCTAATGTTCAGCTTTACCAAGCTAGTAGCAAAGCACAAGCTCTCAGGCACTGCTTCGATTTCATTGAAACTAACATTGAGCTCTTTCAAACTTGTAAGGGCTGACATAGTTGTGGGCAATTGCCTGATGTTATTGTAACGCGCAGACAGAACCTCCAAAGACTCGATTCGTCCCACTGCTTCCGGAAGAGCTTTAAGCCGGTTATAGTCCGCACGAAGCTCTTTGAGAGAAGTACATTGACCAATAGTGTGTGGAAGTTCGTCAAGGTTATTAGTTTCCACAATCAATTTCTTAAGACTTACTAAAGAGCCAATTGTCTCAGGGAGTACTGACAGGCTGTTAGAGCTCATATCAAGTTCTTCAAGGCGAGCTAACCTAGCAAAACTCGCGGGCAATAACTTCAAGTTATTACCACTTAGATCAAGATAGACCAAGTTAAGCAGATCTCCAATGGAATCAGGCAGCTCAACAATTTTGTTTGAGTGCAAATCTAGCTTTTGCAATGATGAAAGCCCCCCTATGGTGGTGGGTAGGACAGTAATTCGATTCTCAGACAGATCCAAAGTGATCAAACTTGATAGCTTCCCTATAGAATCTGGAATCCATTCTACTTGATCGGACAATTTACTCCGAAGGATAAGCTCTCGACTTCCTTTTTTCGATGAAACTTCAATCATACTAGCAAGCTTAATCAAACTTAATTTCTCACCGTCTTGACCTACAAACAAAGTAACCAGGGTCTTCTTGATTAACATAAGAACTTTGAATCAAcacaacaaaacaataattttataaagataatggtcaaaaacatcCTCAACTATCTCTTTTCCGCGAGTTTCACTGCTCAACTATCAattgttcccttttcctacttgaactatcaccatctatatATTAAAAGACACCCACTTGATAGTTCAAGTAGCAAAAGGGAACAACCGATAGTTGGCCTAATCAGCTTCCAGGTGTTTTTAATACATGGATGGTGAAAGTTGGGGTGTAAAACTCgcgaaaaagttatttttttaccAGTAACTCTATTTATATAACCAAATTCGCTAGAAATGCATAACCAAATATGGTAAAGCAAATAGATGAAACATACCACTAGTTGCTGGCTTTAAGGTGGAATCAACAATTTTGGGGCCAGATGAATAAGCATCTCCAGATCGAAGCCCAGCACCAATTCCAT from Lycium ferocissimum isolate CSIRO_LF1 chromosome 2, AGI_CSIRO_Lferr_CH_V1, whole genome shotgun sequence includes:
- the LOC132040139 gene encoding eukaryotic translation initiation factor 6-2-like, giving the protein MATRLQFENSCDIGVYSKLTNASCLVGIRGSEKFYSTFEDELGVIRGFPVIKTSINGSWSVGRLCAGNKNGLLLPYTTTPQELQHLRNSLPHSVEVQCIEEAHSALGNCIASNDHVALIHPDLDKDTEEMIADVLGVEVFRQTIAGNVLVGSYCSLSNKGGLVHPGTSIEDLGELSILLQVPLVAGTVNRGSNVIAAELAVNDWTAFCGSDTTATELVVIDSVFGLRDAQPRAIGVEIKKSLIDSSYI
- the LOC132040149 gene encoding plant intracellular Ras-group-related LRR protein 4-like codes for the protein MGSSGMSIDEIVQEIMRIHGSLPTRPSIDEVEAARDLIGNLEKEDQLKLDAISRQNKRKGVPEELFKILQEMQRNMVHFQSKEQKREALKLLDLENVYCVFDELVQRASKCLPSNNSNGLSSTNSSSSNLISPATTTTATATTATSSSSFYNGKSPVKPSELYSRDDSYLNKAKATFLVDGIGAGLRSGDAYSSGPKIVDSTLKPATSGQDGEKLSLIKLASMIEVSSKKGSRELILRSKLSDQVEWIPDSIGKLSSLITLDLSENRITVLPTTIGGLSSLQKLDLHSNKIVELPDSIGDLLNLVYLDLSGNNLKLLPASFARLARLEELDMSSNSLSVLPETIGSLVSLKKLIVETNNLDELPHTIGQCTSLKELRADYNRLKALPEAVGRIESLEVLSARYNNIRQLPTTMSALTSLKELNVSFNEIEAVPESLCFATSLVKLNISNNFADLRSLPRSIGNLELLEELDMSNNQIRVLPDSFRMLSSLRVLKTDGNPLEVPPGNILEKGAQAVVKYMGDLVANRDVKAQPVKKKKSWAQICCFSTSNKRQRNGMDYVNA